One window from the genome of Bdellovibrionales bacterium encodes:
- a CDS encoding RpiB/LacA/LacB family sugar-phosphate isomerase, which yields MIACDHAGYRLKTHLIKAFPHIEWIDLGAFDENRVDYPDYASILCERLLNRPQSKGF from the coding sequence CTTGCGACCACGCAGGCTATCGACTTAAAACTCACCTGATAAAGGCGTTTCCTCATATTGAGTGGATTGATCTGGGTGCCTTTGACGAAAACCGAGTGGACTACCCCGACTATGCATCAATTCTTTGTGAAAGGCTTTTAAATAGGCCTCAGTCAAAGGGGTTTTGA
- a CDS encoding RpiB/LacA/LacB family sugar-phosphate isomerase produces the protein MRAAVVWSEVTVKLAREHNDANVICLGARLIEPALAETYCNSFDNSI, from the coding sequence ATCCGGGCGGCTGTCGTTTGGTCTGAGGTCACGGTTAAATTGGCTCGTGAACACAATGATGCGAACGTCATCTGTTTGGGCGCCCGACTGATCGAGCCAGCTCTCGCAGAGACTTACTGCAATTCTTTTGACAACAGCATTTGA
- a CDS encoding M23 family metallopeptidase, whose translation MNTPILAAHSGIVVYAGGGFKGYGKLIIIEFNDEWATLYGHLNRFQVKTGDWVAKGQTIGKMGRTGRVSGVHLHFELIHRKQPIDPLSLLRWQGEVAAHFSDRGLLANSY comes from the coding sequence ATGAACACTCCAATACTGGCGGCCCACAGTGGAATTGTGGTGTATGCCGGAGGTGGATTTAAAGGCTATGGCAAATTGATCATTATCGAATTTAATGATGAATGGGCAACGCTTTACGGTCACCTCAACCGCTTTCAAGTTAAAACTGGAGATTGGGTTGCAAAAGGACAAACGATCGGAAAGATGGGACGAACAGGACGAGTTTCGGGCGTTCATTTGCACTTTGAGTTGATCCATCGCAAACAGCCCATAGACCCGCTTTCCCTCCTCCGTTGGCAAGGTGAAGTTGCAGCTCATTTCTCAGATCGAGGCCTTCTCGCAAACAGTTACTAG